A window from Mangifera indica cultivar Alphonso chromosome 2, CATAS_Mindica_2.1, whole genome shotgun sequence encodes these proteins:
- the LOC123208750 gene encoding probable pectinesterase 55, producing MASQSQDEIAKTILQVCRKPLTPSHNATNCGLVSMLNLAPTSVDGFAFAYSGKVIIPGEKPTIIMLSFSAGTGDNGQIENISWAPAALIHADKAAFYEFSSSKAAGVICRFGNNRYVANTLYVGKYHSQFKTLQSAIDSIPENNDQWIKIQISPGCYQEQITIPINKPCIVLEGHGSATRISYYAHERTDLSATFSAFADNIIAKYITFENSYNLGVLERLNLTQQQIDLAASTSKNPLIQAVAARIYGDKSAFYACSFIGVQDTLWDVQGRHLFSNCYIQGAVDFIFGNGQSIYERCTLNYTGGYIGPGAGYVTAQGRESASEATGFVFRRGMVTGTGQAYLGRAYRPYSRVIFIATWFSSIVTPAGWNEWQYKGEERNLVFGEMGCQGPGSETSGRVWWAKNSISNIGRALRQFSIKAFINQDGWLDNLPG from the exons ATGGCTTCCCAGAGCCAAGATGAAATTGCAAAGACCATTTTACAAGTGTGCAGAAAGCCATTGACTCCATCCCACAATGCAACAAATTGTGGACTCGTATCCATGTTAAACCTGGCACCTACAA GTGTTGATGGTTTTGCATTTGCATACAGTGGAAAAGTTATAATCCCTGGAGAGAAACC AACAATTATAATGTTATCTTTTTCGGCTGGTACTGGTGATAATGGTCAAATAGAAAACATTTCATGGGCACCAGCGGCTCTTATTCATGCTGATAAGGCCGCTTTCTATGAGT TCTCTTCTAGTAAAGCTGCAGGTGTTATTTGTAGATTTGGAAATAATCGTTATGTAGCTAATACCCTTTATGTTGGCAAGTACCACAGCCAATTCAAGACGCTTCAAAGTGCTATTGATTCCATTCCTGAAAACAATGATCAATggatcaaaattcaaattagcCCTGGATGTTACCA GGAGCAAATAACAATTCCAATCAACAAACCCTGTATAGTTCTTGAAGGACATGGTAGTGCGACAAGAATTTCTTATTATGCACATGAAAGAACAGATCTTAGTGCAACTTTCTCCGCATTTGCAGACAATATTATAGCCAAGTACATTACTTTTGAG AATTCATATAATCTTGGAGTCTTAGAAAGACTAAACTTGACTCAACAACAAATAGATTTGGCAGCATCAACATCAAAAAACCCATTGATACAAGCAGTAGCAGCAAGAATTTATGGTGATAAATCAGCATTTTATGCTTGTAGTTTCATAGGAGTACAAGATACATTATGGGATGTCCAAGGACGCCATCTCTTCTCCAATTGTTACATCCAAGGAGCTGTAGACTTCATTTTTGGAAACGGACAATCTATTTATGAA CGTTGTACGCTTAATTACACTGGTGGGTATATAGGACCAGGTGCGGGGTATGTAACAGCTCAGGGTCGAGAATCAGCGAGTGAAGCAACTGGGTTTGTATTCAGACGAGGTATGGTTACAGGCACTGGTCAAGCCTATCTGGGAAGAGCGTACCGTCCTTATTCAAGAGTAATATTCATCGCCACTTGGTTTTCCTCTATTGTGACTCCAGCAGGATGGAACGAATGGCAGTACAAGGGAGAAGA AAGGAATTTGGTGTTCGGAGAAATGGGTTGCCAGGGTCCAGGGTCTGAGACTTCAGGGAGAGTTTGGTGGGCAAAAAATTCCATTTCCAATATTGGAAGGGCCTTGCGACAGTTTTCAATCAAAGCTTTCATCAACCAAGATGGGTGGCTTGACAACTTACCTGGATGA
- the LOC123209111 gene encoding solute carrier family 40 member 3, chloroplastic encodes MAMAMAMAIPSQTISFTLFRKASALSSTPSSSIRYRFSSRRWLNSNSAPQIHLCFDNFVSRCSMTNTELDLNEVATDEEVQEDMSAVDMECLVPVVHLNPDTLQTDSLTLLTEGTYVDSLFRTLPVLSEEEQNALAATPAHPEGLHALYACCLAGNLVEQLWNFAWPSAIALLHPSLLPVAVMGFFSKSALIIGGPLVGKLMDHSPRVPTYVCLNTVQASAQFVSAAMIIHAHTALPTSSSVLLRPWFIVLVLAGAIERLCGVALGVAMERDWVVLLAGINRPIALAQANAILNRIDLLCEIAGASLFGILLSKYDPVTCLKFAAGSMVWSLPIMIILTWLTNKLSTGVLDRAKCSQSCCETFSGKPLPDSGSIVDAGLEAIKLGWKEYVQQPVLPASLAYVLIYFNVILTPGSLMTAFLTQRGLNPSIIGGFNGLCAFMGVAATFLSAYLVRRFGILKAGAVGLIFQASLLTMAVAVYWSGHLSHQSPLLFFLCLIVLSRLGHMSYDIVGAQILQTGIPSSKVNLIGTTEISVASLAESVMLGVAIIANDVSHFGILASLSLLSVVGASWMFCRWLLNPTDKQRSLFSFDTHS; translated from the exons ATGGCTATGGCTATGGCTATGGCAATTCCTTCTCAAACGATATCGTTTACTTTGTTCCGGAAAGCTTCTGCTCTTTCGTCAACGCCGTCTTCTTCAATTCGCTATCGCTTCTCTTCTCGACGATGGTTGAACTCAAATTCTGCTCCTCAGATTCACTTGTG TTTTGACAATTTTGTTTCAAGGTGCTCAATGACAAATACTGAGCTAGACTTGAATGAAGTTGCTACCGATGAGGAGGTCCAAGAAGATATGTCAGCTGTTGATATGGAGTGTCTGGTCCCAGTTGTTCATCTAAATCCTGATACTCTTCAGACTGATTCTTTGACTTTACTCACTGAAGGAACTTATGTGGATAGTCTTTTCAGAACGTTGCCA GTTTTATCAGAGGAGGAGCAGAATGCTCTTGCTGCAACTCCAGCCCACCCAGAGGGTTTGCATG CTTTGTATGCATGTTGTCTTGCTGGCAACTTGGTGGAACAACTTTGGAATTTTGCTTGGCCTTCTGCTATTGCGTTGCTTCATCCTAGCCTTCTACCTGTGGCGGTCATGGGATTCTTCAGTAAG tCTGCACTAATTATTGGAGGGCCATTGGTGGGTAAACTTATGGATCATTCTCCCAGAGTACCTACTTATGTTTGCTTGAATACTGTCCAG GCTTCTGCACAGTTTGTATCTGCAGCAATGATAATTCATGCCCACACTGCACTACCTACTTCATCATCTGTTCTTCTCCGTCCTTGGTTTATTGTACTGGTATTAGCAGGTGCAATTGAGAGGTTATGTGGAGTGGCATTGGGAGTTGCTATGGAGCGTGATTGGGTTGTGCTG TTAGCAGGAATTAACAGACCAATTGCACTTGCCCAAGCAAACGCTATTCTTAACCGAATTGATCTGCTGTGCGAG aTAGCTGGAGCATCTCTGTTTGGTATTCTTCTCTCTAAGTATGATCCAGTTACCTGCTTAAAGTTTGCAGCTGGTTCAATGGTGTGGTCATTGCCTATTATG ATTATTCTCACATGGTTAACAAACAAACTTTCTACTGGGGTTCTTGACCGTGCTAAATGTTCACAAAGCTGTTGCGAAACATTCAGTGGAAAGCCTTTGCCTGATAGTGGCAGCATAG TGGATGCAGGTTTAGAAGCTATCAAGCTTGGATGGAAGGAATATGTGCAACAGCCTGTTCTTCCTGCAAGCCTTGCTTATGTACTTATATACTTCAATGTCATTCTCACTCCAGGCAGTTTAATGACAGCATTTTTGACACAACGAG GTCTGAATCCATCTATCATTGGTGGTTTTAATGGGCTATGTGCTTTCATGGGTGTTGCAGCAACATTCTTATCTGCATACTTGGTTCGGCGATTTGGAATTTTGAAg GCTGGAGCAGTGGGACTGATATTTCAGGCTTCTCTTCTTACCATGGCGGTTGCTGTATATTGGAGTGGACATTTATCCCACCAAAGTCCTCTTTTATTCTTCTTGTGCTTAATT GTCTTATCAAGGTTGGGACACATGTCATATGATATTGTGGGAGCACAAATTCTTCAAACAGGGATCCCGTCTTCCAAAGTGAACCTCATTGGAACAACAGAGATTTCTGTAGCAAGCTTAGCGGAATCTGTAATGTTAGGAGTCGCAATCATTGCAAATGATGTATCACATTTTGGAATTTTGGCAAGCCTATCACTTTTATCAGTAGTTGGGGCATCATGGATGTTCTGCCGATGGTTGTTAAATCCAACAGATAAACAAAGAAGCCTTTTCTCTTTTGATACTCATTCTTAA
- the LOC123209110 gene encoding LOW QUALITY PROTEIN: kelch domain-containing protein 1-like (The sequence of the model RefSeq protein was modified relative to this genomic sequence to represent the inferred CDS: inserted 1 base in 1 codon) produces MFSFNPLFLSSFVASSLSSTVFELHPNFSSQNNSYKIKVKEFRKMMSSLEAHEPSKKSPMWLYPKVLGFNPPERWGHSACFSHGVVYVFGGCCGGLHFSDVLMLDLDTMVWTTLATTGQGPGPRDSHSAVLVGKKMIVFGGTNGSKKVNDLHILDLGSKEWIRPECRGVPPSPRESHTATLVCDDKMVIFGGSGEGEANYLNDFHVLDLKTMIWTSPAVKGDIPVPRDSHSSNVIANKLFVYGGDCGDRYHGGVDMLDMRTFTWSRLAVQGPSPGVRAGHAAVNVGTKVYIIGGVGDKHYYNDVWILDVCTCSWTRLDICGQQPQGRFSHTAVVTDSDIAIYGGCGEDERPLNELLVLQLGSEHPYGRYNVSMCKIFGSHWSQAKRKFPGVADENLKTMCFGIKEVVRNEAPEQELEPNQSFQFNSDTLHPKKRRTSNPATVWDIESEQEEHSLSLSQHSSPSQSDQEQAPESITGSKGFNLFKCLNQVPNNSQLNSIPSNHHVSRNMIPRTPQTIXFPSKHQDNEKSEQLVNVVHAGQQGTQYPTMELKPGEAESSIHNLIGAEVHGKVDGAFDSGFLMTATVNGRIFRGVLFPPGARSVSRGLMAAQTPSSTSHIAVAQPFSNSNPVEALKPSQLATGLSIPESHQSYQQAQASRHFPVIGASPPPSLGKESKLRSDLQGVFLTLGGPGTGES; encoded by the exons ATGTTCTCTTTTAACCCTCTATTTCTCTCCTCCTTTGTTGCTTCATCATTGTCAAGCACTGTGTTTGAACTTCATCCAAACTTCAGCTCTCAAAACAACTCATACAAAATTAAAGTGAAAGAATTTCGCAAGATGATGAGTTCTCTTGAAGCTCATGAACCTTCAAAGAAGTCACCAATGTGGCTTTATCCTAAGGTTTTAGGCTTCAATCCTCCTGAGAGATGGGGTCACTCAGCTTGCTTTTCTCATGGTGTTGTTTATGTTTTCGGg GGATGTTGTGGGGGTTTGCATTTCAGTGATGTTCTGATGCTAGATCTGGATACAATGGTATGGACCACTCTTGCTACCACAGGTCAAGGACCTGGTCCAAGGGATAGCCACAGTGCTGTTCTTGTGGGGAAAAAGATGATTGTTTTTGGAGGTACCAATGGTTCTAAGAAGGTAAATGACCTTCATATATTGGATCTTGGGTCAAAGGAGTGGATACGGCCTGAATGTAGAGGTGTTCCACCTTCTCCTCGTGAGAGTCACACTGCAACACTTGTTTGTGATGATAAAATGGTTATATTTGGAGGTAGTGGAGAAGGTGAAGCAAATTACTTGAATGATTTTCATGTTCTAGATCTCAAAACTATGATATGGACTTCTCCAGCAGTGAAGGGGGATATTCCTGTCCCCAGGGACAGTCACAGCTCTAATGTAATAGCTAATAAGCTTTTTGTGTATGGTGGGGATTGTGGTGATCGGTACcatggaggtgttgacatgcTTGACATGAGAACATTCACTTGGTCAAGG TTGGCAGTGCAAGGACCTTCACCAGGTGTAAGAGCAGGTCATGCTGCTGTAAATGTAGGAACAAAG GTTTATATCATTGGGGGGGTAGGAGACAAACATTACTATAATGATGTTTGGATTCTTGATGTGTGTACTTGCTCATGGACTCGACTTGATATATGTGGCCAGCAACCTCAAGGACGTTTTTCTCATACTGCTGTTGTTACTGACTCAGATATTGCCATCTATGGAGG ATGCGGGGAGGATGAGCGTCCTCTCAATGAATTGTTGGTCTTGCAGCTTGGGTCAGAGCATCCCTATGGTCGTTACAACGTTTCCATGTGCAAAATATTCGGAAGCCATTGGAGCCAAGCAAAGCGAAAGTTCCCTGGAGTAGCGGACGAAAACTTG AAAACTATGTGTTTCGGAATTAAAGAAGTAGTCAGAAATGAAGCTCCTGAACAAGAATTAGAGCCCAACCAATCTTTTCAGTTCAATTCAG ATACTTTACATCCAAAGAAGAGAAGAACTTCAAATCCAGCTACAGTATGGGATATTGAATCAGAACAAGAAGAGCATTCCCTTTCACTCTCACAGCATTCTTCACCATCACAATCTGACCAAGAACAAGCCCCAGAATCTATCACGGGTTCAAAGGGGTTCAATTTGTTCAAGTGTTTGAATCAAGTTCCTAATAATAGCCAGCTGAACAGCATTCCAAGTAACCATCATGTTTCCAGAAACATGATCCCAAGAACTCCACAAACCA TGTTTCCAAGTAAACATCAAGACAATGAAAAATCAGAACAACTTGTTAATGTAGTTCATGCAGGTCAACAGGGAACTCAATATCCAACCATGGAACTGAAACCAGGGGAGGCAGAATCATCCATTCATAATCtg ATTGGTGCTGAGGTTCACGGAAAAGTTGATGGAGCCTTCGACTCAGGTTTCCTAATGACAGCAACGGTTAATGGGAGAATTTTCCGAGGGGTCTTATTTCCTCCT GGGGCCAGGAGTGTCTCAAGAGGGTTGATGGCCGCTCAAACTCCATCTTCAACAAGCCATATTGCTGTTGCTCAACCATTCTCAAACTCAAATCCTGTTGAAGCCTTAAAGCCTTCTCAGCTGGCAACTGGATTATCCATACCCGAGTCTCATCAGAGCTACCAACAAGCTCAAGCCAGCAGACATTTTCCAGTCATAGGAGCCTCTCCACCCCCATCTTTAGGCAAAGAGTCTAAGCTGAGAAGTGATCTCCAAGGTGTGTTTCTAACCCTGGGAGGACCTGGAACTGGAGAATCATAG
- the LOC123209108 gene encoding uncharacterized protein LOC123209108, giving the protein MEGLGGLGFSNVTGTARKKRSNMYRRPRNDSQPLSDFRDISSLSSTPPSENNMIKIGDGGSIESDEASNNDFFQGSNEQRHRVDKSMRHSEGVLAPTNWRRASSMGQFGVLPDGSGNENKVKKVKLKVGGVTHTIDGKSAPDGPSGTGSFSMRSYSYSDASQPQQKLVIQENSDENRSISSDNGDSLKGYAFKDLSNSGVREYGSKSKTAYRSISAKQTERYEPVRKSKRVAKRRSIDGVFDDGNDDEEIRYLEKVKKSKISMNYGAEYEDDEEEGSRKQRKISRVLERNIDGLYDSNVDDYGSSKSGKVGKKLRSGRVSVDTDYVEEEEAVSDIEPVINKKKAKKEFVDLLGDPKKEMTITTRQRAFQTGKDVSSSSGASLIEFPDGLPPAPPRKQKEKLSEVEQQLKRAEALQRRRMQVEKAARESEAEAIRKILGQDSSRKKREDKMKKQQEELAQEKAANAMILASNTVRWTMGPSGTFVTFPNEVGLPSIFDHKTCSYPPPREKCAGPSCSNPYKYRDSKSKLPLCSLQCYKALQEKMPRVSAC; this is encoded by the exons ATGGAAGGTTTGGGGGGATTGGGGTTCAGTAATGTAACTGGTACTGCAAGGAAGAAGAGAAGTAATATGTATCGTCGTCCACGGAATGACTCTCAGCCACTGTCAGATTTTCGGGATATTTCATCCTTGTCATCCACACCACCTTCTGAAAAT AATATGATCAAGATTGGCGATGGAGGATCTATTGAATCGGATGAAGCATCCAACAATGACTTTTTCCAAGGCAGTAATGAGCAGAGGCATAGAGTGGATAAATCCATGAGACACAGTGAAGGTGTTCTTGCACCAACTAACTGGAGACGTGCTAGTAGCATGGGGCAATTTGGAGTTCTTCCTGATGGCAgtggaaatgaaaataaagttaaaaaggtTAAGCTTAAAGTTGGTGGTGTCACACATACCATTGATGGGAAGTCTGCACCAGATGGTCCTTCTGGGACTGGGTCTTTTTCTATGAGGTCTTATTCCTACTCAGATGCTTCACAGCCACAGCAGAAGCTGGTTATTCAG GAAAATTCTGATGAAAACCGTTCCATCAGTTCAGATAATGGTGATAGCTTGAAAGGATATGCATTCAAGGATCTCTCTAACAGTGGTGTAAGGGAATATGGTTCTAAGAGTAAGACAGCCTACAGAAGCATATCTGCGAAGCAAACAGAAAGATATGAGCCAGTTCGGAAGAGCAAGCGGGTTGCTAAGAGGCGTTCTATAGATGGGGTTTTTGATGATGGAAACGATGATGAGGAGATTCGATATCttgaaaaggtaaaaaaatcTAAGATCAGCATGAACTATGGTGCAGAATATGAAGATGATGAGGAAGAAGGAAGCAGGAAGCAACGGAAAATATCCAGGGTATTAGAAAGGAATATTGATGGCCTATATGATTCAAATGTGGATGATTATGGCTCCTCAAAATCTGGTAAGGTAGGTAAGAAGTTGAGATCAGGCAGAGTATCTGTAGATACTGATTATGTGGAAGAGGAAGAAGCAGTGTCAGATATTGAACCTGTAATCAACAAGAAGAAAGCTAAAAAAGAGTTTGTTGATTTGTTGGGAGATCCAAAGAAGGAAATGACGATTACCACTCGTCAACGTGCATTTCAGACTGGCAAAGATGTCTCTTCCAGTTCTGGCGCAAGTCTAATTGAGTTTCCTGATGGATTGCCACCTGCTCCACCTAGAA AGCAAAAGGAGAAACTGTCGGAAGTGGAACAGCAACTAAAAAGAGCAGAGGCCCTCCAGAGACGTCGGATGCAAGTTGAGAAGGCAGCAAGGGAGTCTGAG GCTGAGGCAATTAGAAAAATACTAGGCCAAGATTCCAGTAGGAAAAAGCGGGAAGATAAGATGAAGAAACAGCAAGAAGAATTGGCACAG GAGAAGGCTGCAAATGCTATGATACTTGCATCAAACACTGTTAGATGGACCATGGGTCCTTCAGGAACATTTGTAACATTCCCCAACGAGGTGGGCTTGCCGAGCATCTTTGACCACAAAACTTGCAG TTACCCTCCACCGCGTGAGAAATGTGCTGGTCCATCATGCTCTAATCCATACAAGTACAGAGATTCCAAGTCAAAACTCCCCTTATGCAGCCTCCAATGCTACAAGGCACTGCAGGAAAAAATGCCCCGAGTTTCTGCCTGTTGA